The following are from one region of the Cloacibacterium sp. TD35 genome:
- a CDS encoding bifunctional UDP-3-O-[3-hydroxymyristoyl] N-acetylglucosamine deacetylase/3-hydroxyacyl-ACP dehydratase: protein MSEKQKTLGKEVSLSGIGLHTGRQVNLTMKPAKENTGFVFVRTDLEGNPQVEADVNYVTTTERGTTLEKLGVKIHTCEHLLAALVGMDIDNAILEMNSAEPPIMDGSSKFFVEAIEEAGVIEQEQNREYLVIKEVMNYVDPNTGSEITIIPSENYEITTMVDFGTKILGTQNASLKNITDFKKEISSARTFSFLHELEMLLDSGLIKGGDISNAIVYVDKELTPETAEKLKKAFGKEEVTIRPNGILDNLTLNYPNEAARHKLLDVIGDLALTGVKIKGKVIATKPGHFVNTQFAKKLNRQWKLQKKKNVPDFDLKAEPVFDINGIMRLLPHRPPFLLIDKILELSDSHVVGLKNVSMNEPFFVGHFPKEPVMPGVLQIEAMAQAGGILVLANVPDPENYSTYFVKIDKVKFKKKVIPGDTLIFKIELIEPIRRGIVHMQGYGYVGDSVVVEAELMAQVAKTKLDS, encoded by the coding sequence ATGAGTGAAAAACAGAAGACTTTAGGTAAAGAAGTATCACTTTCTGGGATTGGACTTCATACAGGAAGACAAGTAAACCTTACTATGAAACCTGCTAAAGAAAATACAGGTTTTGTATTTGTAAGAACAGATTTAGAAGGTAATCCTCAAGTAGAAGCAGATGTAAATTATGTAACGACTACAGAAAGAGGTACTACGTTAGAAAAATTAGGTGTTAAAATCCATACTTGTGAGCATTTACTAGCTGCTCTAGTAGGAATGGATATTGATAATGCTATCTTAGAAATGAACAGTGCAGAACCACCAATTATGGATGGTTCTTCTAAATTTTTCGTAGAAGCAATAGAAGAAGCTGGAGTGATAGAACAAGAGCAAAACAGAGAATATCTAGTCATCAAAGAAGTGATGAATTATGTAGACCCTAATACAGGTTCAGAAATTACCATCATTCCTTCTGAAAATTACGAAATTACTACAATGGTAGATTTCGGGACTAAAATTTTAGGAACTCAGAATGCTTCTCTTAAAAATATTACAGATTTCAAAAAAGAAATTTCTTCGGCGAGAACTTTCAGTTTCTTGCACGAATTAGAAATGCTTTTAGATAGTGGTCTTATTAAAGGTGGTGATATTTCTAACGCCATCGTTTATGTAGACAAAGAATTAACTCCAGAAACTGCAGAAAAGCTTAAAAAAGCTTTCGGAAAAGAGGAAGTAACTATAAGACCAAATGGTATTTTAGATAACCTTACCCTTAATTATCCTAATGAAGCTGCACGTCATAAATTGCTAGATGTAATCGGTGATTTAGCTTTAACAGGTGTAAAAATTAAAGGAAAAGTAATTGCTACTAAACCTGGGCATTTCGTGAATACACAATTTGCGAAAAAACTAAACAGACAGTGGAAATTACAAAAAAAGAAAAACGTGCCAGATTTTGATTTAAAAGCAGAACCTGTTTTTGATATTAATGGGATTATGCGACTTTTACCACATAGACCACCTTTTTTGTTGATTGATAAGATTTTAGAGTTATCAGATTCTCATGTAGTAGGTCTTAAAAATGTTTCGATGAATGAACCTTTCTTTGTAGGTCATTTCCCTAAAGAACCAGTGATGCCTGGTGTTTTACAAATTGAAGCTATGGCTCAAGCTGGGGGTATTTTAGTATTGGCAAATGTTCCAGACCCAGAAAATTATTCCACTTATTTTGTGAAAATAGATAAGGTAAAGTTCAAGAAAAAAGTAATTCCAGGAGACACTCTTATCTTTAAAATAGAACTAATAGAACCTATAAGAAGAGGCATTGTTCATATGCAAGGTTACGGCTACGTAGGAGACAGCGTAGTAGTAGAAGCAGAATTGATGGCTCAAGTTGCTAAAACTAAATTAGACTCATGA
- the lpxD gene encoding UDP-3-O-(3-hydroxymyristoyl)glucosamine N-acyltransferase, which produces MEFTAAQIASFINGRILGDENASITGVSPIENAQNGQLSFVSQEKFAEFISLSEASVIIVSEKFVKEENYKPTLIIVEDAYLAFQVLMNLYQQMREEKKSGIEQPSTIADSATIGENVYIGAHSYISDKSKIGNGTQIFPQVYIGKNVKIGENSIIYSGARIYDYCVVGDNCIIHSNTVVGSDGFGFQPTKDGYQKIPQLGNVVIENNVEIGSNCSIDRGTIGSTVIGEGTKIDNLIQIAHNVKIGKNNVIAAQAGIAGSTVIGDWNMIGGQTGVAGHLKIGNQIRVQAQSGINRDVQDGETLFGTPAFNAGDYRRSYVLFRKFPEIVERINNLEKNSKENTNE; this is translated from the coding sequence ATGGAATTTACTGCAGCTCAAATTGCAAGTTTTATCAATGGAAGAATCTTGGGAGACGAAAATGCCTCAATTACAGGTGTTTCGCCCATAGAGAATGCGCAAAATGGTCAACTCTCTTTTGTTTCTCAAGAAAAATTTGCAGAATTTATTTCACTTTCAGAAGCCTCTGTTATTATTGTTTCTGAAAAATTTGTTAAAGAAGAAAACTATAAACCTACGCTCATTATAGTAGAAGACGCTTATTTGGCTTTTCAGGTTTTAATGAATCTCTATCAACAGATGAGAGAAGAAAAAAAATCAGGAATTGAACAGCCTTCTACCATTGCAGACAGCGCTACCATAGGCGAGAATGTCTACATCGGAGCACATTCTTATATCTCAGATAAATCAAAAATCGGTAACGGAACACAGATTTTCCCTCAAGTTTACATCGGAAAAAATGTAAAAATTGGCGAAAACTCTATTATTTACAGCGGTGCTAGGATTTATGATTACTGTGTGGTTGGTGATAATTGCATTATTCATTCTAATACAGTGGTAGGAAGTGACGGTTTCGGTTTTCAGCCTACGAAAGATGGCTATCAAAAAATTCCACAATTAGGGAATGTAGTCATAGAAAATAATGTAGAAATAGGTTCTAATTGTAGTATAGACAGAGGAACTATTGGTTCTACTGTTATTGGCGAAGGAACTAAAATAGATAATCTGATTCAGATTGCTCATAACGTGAAAATTGGTAAAAATAACGTTATCGCAGCACAAGCTGGTATTGCTGGTTCTACCGTTATTGGAGATTGGAATATGATTGGCGGCCAAACTGGTGTAGCCGGTCATCTCAAAATAGGTAACCAGATTAGAGTACAAGCTCAGAGCGGAATAAATAGAGATGTACAAGACGGCGAAACACTCTTCGGAACACCTGCTTTCAACGCTGGTGATTACAGAAGAAGCTATGTGCTTTTCAGAAAATTCCCTGAAATTGTTGAACGAATAAATAATCTAGAAAAAAACTCAAAAGAAAATACTAATGAGTGA